One genomic region from Stutzerimonas decontaminans encodes:
- a CDS encoding AMP-binding protein, with protein sequence MNHDSDATVPATDAVFAIPDPATGSIAPVTLHAALTRIAQGAPDRPAVLSTRFAPLDHRGLQQMIEQTRRQLRLAGFGRDARIGVLLPEAPQAAVAIIAIACSAVAVPLDPRLGPAELDQFLKQLPLDALLIGSDGDQQGRAAAERHGLTLISAEAAADGSPALLLDMPLAAQPASDGLPLPDAPAFILRSSGTTALPKLIPFTHRNMLTAARKWQRWFGLDAGDRCLCVSAPYYSHGLKVTILTPLLAGGSVAFPLSPAVVDLHEWFDALRPTWYSAGPALHRAILEAATTHPEGLGAHRPRFASSGGAPLGQDIIDAFEQAMGFPLLEHYGSSEAAQIAVNTPVERKNGSVGRPWPETLSIVDEDGLPVPTGQRGEIRVRGATVMPGYLGDPALNEVLREGWFHTGDIGSLDEDGFLYLHGRLREVINRGGEKVSLPEVDAALLRHPAVADAAAFAVPHPRLGQDVAAAVVLHPQTGVSPSELQNFLRGELVYFKVPRRVQVVDALPRGLTGKVLRHHLADAYVEQRSERARQAGASEAASPLEQEVLALWRRLLKTEAVGPQDNFLDCGGDSLLATEMLTELEQMLGRVIPESVLVEAETARELAERLENLAAHVIPVIDFNAQPGRTALFWFHGDFAHGGYYIRRLARLLGSQQPLTAIAPHGMGDEPIPESVQQMARERLPLILERQPEGPYRIGGYCNGALVAFEAARLLVEAGHRVEIVALIDPPTANVRPWSRAILRTLDRVLPDSYLARAYEALSRFGETSKWPYPKRLANLAWKLTHRGTRLVQQRLAGEVAPPPTARDREVRVRFLQYSLVMARYLPQRIDAPVVYFSADYTSRAWRNMGASFESYDVLGGHHRCVKDYTASIATPLRALLEDSAAPMPAQSGLRLPLTDPVKRDGLVP encoded by the coding sequence GTGAACCACGACTCCGACGCCACCGTGCCCGCTACGGACGCGGTCTTTGCTATACCCGACCCGGCGACCGGCAGCATCGCGCCCGTCACGCTGCATGCCGCGCTGACCCGAATTGCGCAAGGCGCGCCCGATCGACCGGCGGTGCTTTCGACCCGCTTCGCGCCGCTGGACCATCGCGGCCTGCAGCAGATGATCGAGCAGACCCGTCGCCAGTTGCGCCTGGCCGGCTTCGGCCGCGATGCGCGGATCGGTGTATTGCTGCCGGAAGCCCCGCAGGCGGCGGTCGCGATCATTGCCATCGCCTGTTCGGCGGTTGCCGTACCGCTCGATCCGCGCCTCGGCCCGGCCGAGCTGGACCAGTTTCTCAAGCAATTGCCGCTCGATGCCCTGCTGATCGGCAGCGATGGCGATCAGCAGGGCCGAGCCGCAGCCGAGCGCCATGGGCTGACGCTGATCAGCGCCGAAGCGGCTGCGGACGGCAGCCCGGCGTTGCTGCTCGATATGCCGCTCGCCGCACAGCCGGCCTCCGATGGCCTGCCGCTACCTGACGCCCCGGCGTTCATCCTGCGCAGCTCCGGCACCACCGCCCTGCCCAAGCTGATTCCCTTCACCCATCGCAACATGCTGACCGCTGCGCGCAAGTGGCAGCGCTGGTTCGGCCTGGATGCCGGCGACCGCTGCCTGTGCGTGTCAGCGCCCTATTATTCCCACGGGCTGAAGGTCACCATCCTGACACCCTTGCTCGCAGGCGGCAGTGTCGCCTTCCCGCTCAGCCCTGCGGTGGTGGACCTGCACGAGTGGTTCGACGCCCTGCGCCCCACCTGGTATTCCGCCGGTCCGGCGCTGCACCGCGCCATTCTCGAGGCCGCCACTACCCATCCCGAAGGCCTCGGCGCGCACCGACCGCGCTTCGCCTCTTCCGGTGGCGCGCCGCTGGGGCAGGACATCATCGATGCCTTCGAACAGGCCATGGGCTTCCCGCTGCTGGAGCATTACGGTTCCAGCGAGGCAGCGCAGATCGCCGTCAATACCCCCGTGGAGCGCAAGAATGGCAGCGTAGGCCGACCCTGGCCGGAAACGCTGAGCATCGTCGACGAGGACGGCCTGCCGGTGCCGACCGGCCAGCGCGGTGAAATCCGCGTCCGCGGCGCAACGGTGATGCCCGGCTATCTCGGCGATCCCGCGCTGAATGAGGTGCTGCGAGAGGGCTGGTTCCACACCGGCGACATCGGCAGCCTCGACGAGGACGGCTTCCTCTACCTGCACGGGCGCCTGCGCGAAGTCATCAACCGCGGTGGCGAGAAGGTCAGCCTGCCGGAAGTCGACGCCGCTTTGCTGCGCCATCCGGCGGTGGCGGATGCCGCCGCGTTCGCCGTGCCGCATCCGCGTCTCGGCCAGGACGTAGCCGCGGCGGTCGTGCTGCATCCGCAGACGGGTGTCTCGCCCAGTGAACTGCAGAACTTCCTGCGTGGTGAGCTCGTTTATTTCAAGGTGCCGCGGCGCGTACAGGTCGTCGACGCCTTGCCGCGCGGGCTGACGGGCAAGGTACTGCGCCATCACCTGGCGGATGCGTATGTCGAGCAGCGCAGCGAGCGAGCCCGTCAGGCCGGCGCCAGCGAGGCCGCCTCGCCGCTGGAGCAAGAAGTGCTGGCGCTCTGGCGCCGCCTGCTGAAAACCGAAGCGGTAGGCCCGCAGGACAACTTTCTCGATTGCGGCGGCGATTCGCTGCTGGCCACCGAGATGCTGACCGAACTGGAGCAGATGCTCGGCCGGGTGATTCCCGAGTCGGTACTGGTGGAGGCCGAGACCGCACGAGAGCTGGCCGAGCGCCTGGAAAATCTCGCGGCGCACGTCATCCCCGTCATCGACTTTAACGCGCAGCCGGGGCGGACGGCGTTGTTCTGGTTCCACGGCGATTTCGCCCATGGCGGTTACTACATCCGCCGCCTGGCCAGGCTGCTCGGCTCTCAGCAGCCGCTGACCGCCATTGCGCCGCACGGCATGGGCGACGAGCCGATTCCCGAATCGGTGCAACAGATGGCCCGCGAGCGCCTGCCGCTGATCCTCGAGCGTCAGCCCGAAGGGCCGTATCGCATTGGCGGCTACTGCAACGGCGCGCTGGTGGCCTTCGAAGCGGCTCGCCTGCTCGTGGAAGCCGGACACCGCGTGGAAATCGTCGCGCTGATCGACCCGCCCACCGCCAATGTGCGGCCCTGGTCGCGAGCGATCCTGCGCACCCTCGACCGCGTGTTGCCGGATAGCTATCTCGCCCGTGCCTACGAGGCGCTGAGCCGCTTCGGCGAAACCAGCAAATGGCCCTACCCGAAGCGCCTGGCCAACCTGGCCTGGAAGCTCACGCACCGCGGTACGCGCCTGGTGCAGCAGCGGCTGGCCGGCGAGGTGGCGCCGCCCCCCACGGCGCGGGACCGCGAAGTGCGCGTGCGCTTCCTGCAGTACTCGCTGGTGATGGCGCGCTACCTGCCGCAGCGCATCGACGCGCCGGTGGTCTATTTCTCTGCCGATTACACCAGCCGGGCCTGGCGCAACATGGGTGCGAGCTTCGAAAGCTACGACGTCCTCGGCGGCCACCACCGCTGCGTCAAGGATTACACCGCCTCGATCGCCACTCCGCTGCGCGCACTGCTGGAGGATTCGGCAGCGCCGATGCCAGCCCAGAGCGGTCTGAGGCTGCCGCTGACCGATCCGGTCAAGCGTGATGGTCTGGTGCCTTGA
- a CDS encoding LysR substrate-binding domain-containing protein yields MNLETKWLEDFIALAATRSFSQAAQRRFVTQPAFSRRIRSLEEALGLQLINRSRTPIELTEAGQLFLVSARNMVEQLGEVVRHLHHVEGQQGEVLQISAAHSLALGFFPAWIAGLRHEGLNLATRLIATNVGEAVHVLREGGCDLILAYYDPDAALQLDPELFPSLHLGRTEMLPVCAAGADGVPLYDVDSGQTVPLLAYSAGAFLGRSVNLLLRQRALRSTTVYETAMADSLKSMALQGLGIAWVPRLSVEPELQRGELAVCGSEQWRVPLEIRLYRCSLMRKGAVRLLWRRLENRAAEAQRQAGEAAG; encoded by the coding sequence TTGAATCTGGAAACCAAGTGGCTGGAGGACTTCATCGCCCTGGCAGCGACCCGCAGCTTCTCCCAGGCCGCGCAACGCCGCTTCGTCACCCAGCCTGCCTTCAGCCGGCGGATCCGTTCGCTGGAAGAGGCTCTCGGTCTGCAGTTGATCAATCGTTCGCGCACGCCGATCGAGCTGACCGAGGCCGGTCAGCTGTTTCTTGTCAGTGCGCGCAACATGGTCGAACAGCTCGGCGAAGTGGTGCGCCATCTGCACCACGTCGAGGGCCAGCAGGGCGAGGTGCTGCAGATTTCCGCCGCGCACTCACTGGCGCTGGGCTTCTTCCCCGCCTGGATCGCCGGGCTGCGCCACGAAGGACTGAACCTCGCCACCCGGCTGATCGCCACCAACGTCGGCGAAGCCGTGCATGTGCTGCGCGAAGGTGGCTGCGACCTGATCCTCGCCTACTACGACCCGGACGCCGCGCTGCAGCTCGACCCGGAGCTGTTTCCCTCGCTGCACCTGGGCCGCACCGAGATGCTGCCGGTTTGCGCGGCGGGTGCCGACGGCGTCCCGCTGTACGACGTCGACAGCGGGCAGACGGTGCCGCTGCTGGCCTACAGCGCCGGCGCCTTTCTCGGTCGTTCGGTGAACCTGCTGCTGCGCCAGCGCGCACTGCGTTCGACCACCGTTTACGAGACGGCCATGGCCGACAGCCTGAAAAGCATGGCGCTGCAGGGGCTGGGCATTGCCTGGGTGCCGCGGCTCAGTGTCGAACCCGAACTGCAGCGCGGCGAGCTGGCGGTCTGCGGTAGCGAGCAATGGCGCGTGCCACTGGAGATCCGCCTGTATCGCTGCTCGCTGATGCGCAAGGGCGCGGTGCGATTGCTCTGGCGAAGGTTGGAAAACCGTGCCGCGGAAGCCCAGCGACAGGCGGGCGAAGCGGCGGGTTAA
- a CDS encoding aspartate ammonia-lyase — MSEVASSRVEKDLLGTLPVPSDAYYGIQTLRALHNFRLSGVPLSHYPKLIVALAMVKQAAADANRELGYLPETKHVAISQGCARLIRGEFHEQFVVDMIQGGAGTSTNMNANEVIANLGLEAMGHAKGEYQYLHPNNDVNMAQSTNDAYPTAIRLGLLLGHDTLLASLESLCQSLTGKGHAFAHVLKMGRTQLQDAVPMTLGQEFHAFATTLGEDLQHLRGFAPQLLLEVNLGGTAIGTGINADPRYQAIAVQRLAQISGQPLRQAADLIEATSDMGSFVLFSGMLKRLAVKLSKICNDLRLLSSGPRTGFNEINLPPRQPGSSIMPGKVNPVIPEAVNQVAFEVIGNDLALTMAAEGGQLQLNVMEPLIAYKLFDSIRLLQRAMDMLREHCIEGITANEDRCRELMESSIGLITALNPYIGYDNSTRLAREALLGGRSVLELVREERLLDDAMLAEILRPENMIAPRLAPLAV; from the coding sequence ATGTCCGAAGTTGCATCATCGCGAGTCGAAAAAGACCTGCTTGGCACCCTCCCCGTTCCTTCCGACGCCTATTACGGCATCCAGACCCTGCGCGCACTGCACAACTTCCGCCTCTCCGGCGTGCCGCTGTCGCATTACCCCAAACTGATCGTCGCTCTGGCGATGGTCAAGCAGGCGGCGGCAGACGCCAACCGCGAGCTGGGCTACCTGCCCGAGACCAAGCACGTGGCGATCAGCCAGGGCTGTGCGCGGCTGATCCGCGGCGAATTCCACGAGCAGTTCGTAGTGGACATGATCCAGGGCGGCGCCGGCACTTCGACCAACATGAATGCCAACGAGGTGATCGCCAACCTCGGCCTGGAAGCCATGGGCCACGCCAAAGGCGAGTACCAGTACTTGCACCCGAACAACGACGTGAACATGGCGCAGTCGACCAACGACGCCTACCCCACCGCGATCCGCCTCGGCCTGCTGCTCGGCCACGACACCCTTCTGGCCAGCCTGGAAAGCCTCTGCCAGTCGCTGACCGGCAAGGGCCATGCCTTCGCCCACGTGCTGAAGATGGGCCGTACCCAGCTGCAGGACGCCGTGCCGATGACCCTCGGCCAGGAATTCCACGCCTTCGCCACCACCCTCGGCGAGGACCTGCAGCATCTGCGCGGTTTCGCCCCGCAACTGCTGCTGGAAGTGAACCTCGGCGGCACCGCGATCGGCACCGGCATCAATGCCGACCCGCGCTACCAAGCCATCGCCGTGCAGCGCCTGGCCCAGATCAGCGGCCAGCCGCTGCGCCAGGCCGCGGACCTGATCGAAGCCACGTCGGACATGGGCTCGTTCGTGCTGTTCTCCGGCATGCTCAAGCGCCTGGCGGTGAAGCTGTCGAAGATCTGCAACGACCTGCGCCTGCTCTCCAGCGGCCCGCGCACCGGCTTTAACGAGATCAACCTGCCACCGCGCCAGCCGGGCAGCTCGATCATGCCGGGCAAGGTCAATCCGGTGATTCCGGAAGCGGTCAACCAGGTCGCCTTCGAAGTGATCGGCAACGACCTGGCGCTGACCATGGCGGCCGAAGGCGGGCAGCTGCAGCTCAACGTCATGGAGCCGCTGATTGCCTACAAGCTGTTCGATTCGATCCGTCTACTGCAGCGCGCCATGGACATGCTGCGCGAGCATTGCATCGAAGGCATCACCGCCAACGAAGACCGTTGCCGCGAGCTGATGGAAAGCTCCATCGGCCTGATCACCGCGCTGAACCCCTACATCGGCTACGACAACAGCACCCGCCTGGCCCGCGAGGCGCTGCTCGGCGGCCGCAGCGTGCTGGAGCTGGTGCGCGAAGAGCGGTTGCTGGACGACGCCATGCTGGCCGAGATCCTGCGCCCGGAAAACATGATCGCGCCACGCCTGGCACCGCTGGCGGTCTGA
- a CDS encoding dicarboxylate/amino acid:cation symporter, whose protein sequence is MTQSTTLSAPLRLLVRLPLWQQILIGLALGVAAGMAFGADAQLLAPIGTLFLNAIKMLIVPLVFVSLVAGITSMQDSAKLGRISLKTIAIYLVTTAFAVSIGLLFGALFSPGEGMNMVASGNEQAKQAPSLVSILVGLVPANPVTAFAEGNILQIIVFAIALGVSINLIGERGAPAVRLFDALAETFYKLTDLVMRVAPIGVFALTAGVVGSHGAEVLLPLAGVIGVIYLASIAHVLLVYGGLLGLLARLNPLRFFQGIAPALAVAFSTSSSSGTLPVSIECARKNLGVSEGVAGFVLPVGATINMDGTAIYQGVLALFIAQAFGIDLSAGQYAMIILTATLASIGTAGIPGAGLIMLGLVLTAAGLPLEGVALIAGIDRILDMARTTVNVAGDLMTTTLVGRSEQELDRAIYDSSNKE, encoded by the coding sequence ATGACTCAGAGTACGACCCTCTCCGCTCCCCTGCGCCTGCTCGTCCGCCTGCCGCTCTGGCAGCAGATCCTCATTGGCCTCGCCCTCGGCGTCGCCGCCGGCATGGCCTTCGGCGCAGACGCGCAGCTGCTGGCACCGATCGGCACGCTGTTTCTCAATGCGATCAAGATGCTCATCGTGCCGCTGGTGTTCGTCTCGCTGGTGGCCGGCATCACCTCGATGCAGGACAGCGCCAAGCTTGGCCGTATCAGCCTGAAAACCATCGCCATCTATCTGGTGACCACCGCCTTCGCGGTCAGCATCGGCCTGCTGTTCGGCGCGCTGTTCAGCCCCGGCGAAGGGATGAACATGGTCGCCAGTGGCAATGAACAGGCCAAGCAGGCGCCCTCGCTGGTGTCGATCCTGGTCGGCCTGGTGCCGGCCAATCCGGTCACCGCCTTTGCCGAAGGCAACATCCTGCAGATCATCGTTTTCGCCATCGCGCTGGGCGTGAGCATCAACCTGATCGGCGAGCGCGGCGCGCCGGCGGTGCGCCTGTTCGATGCGCTGGCCGAAACCTTCTACAAGCTCACTGACCTGGTGATGCGCGTCGCGCCGATCGGCGTCTTCGCCCTGACCGCCGGTGTGGTCGGCAGCCATGGTGCCGAAGTGCTGCTGCCGCTGGCAGGCGTGATCGGGGTGATCTACCTGGCCAGCATCGCCCATGTACTGCTGGTCTACGGCGGGCTGCTCGGCCTGCTGGCGCGACTCAATCCGCTGCGTTTCTTCCAGGGCATCGCCCCGGCACTGGCGGTGGCATTCAGTACGTCGAGCAGCTCCGGCACCCTGCCGGTGTCCATCGAGTGTGCACGCAAGAACCTCGGTGTATCGGAGGGTGTGGCGGGCTTCGTGCTGCCGGTGGGCGCGACCATCAACATGGACGGCACCGCGATCTATCAGGGCGTGCTCGCACTGTTCATCGCTCAGGCCTTCGGCATCGACCTCAGTGCCGGGCAGTACGCGATGATCATCCTCACCGCGACGCTGGCCTCCATCGGCACCGCCGGCATCCCCGGCGCCGGGCTGATCATGCTCGGCCTGGTGCTCACCGCTGCCGGCCTGCCGCTGGAAGGCGTGGCGCTGATCGCCGGAATCGACCGCATCCTCGACATGGCGCGCACCACGGTGAACGTCGCCGGCGACCTGATGACCACCACCCTGGTCGGTCGTAGCGAGCAGGAGCTCGACCGCGCGATCTATGACAGCAGCAACAAGGAGTAA
- a CDS encoding helix-turn-helix domain-containing protein → MTSHLAENLKLLCSHYRSIAEVCRKLAINRAQFNKYLGGQSRPTPFNLKRIGDFFGVEGYELEMPPEQFARLVGARHPEAQALPRTDPLLTLLQPLREHAASLSRYCGYYFEYANCMSVPGSILMSLVHLREEDGLYLFERQERQERASPTLGDAEDWVRCRYLGAAFGLQDRLFLIDYESLTLNEMSQTILIPSFKSRITRLNGMKTGVSSGDRRTPACTSVVWEYLGREINRVSAYRQVMLYSPDDPRIDPEIRERLATPHVEKGLFGIE, encoded by the coding sequence GTGACCTCCCACCTCGCCGAAAACCTCAAGTTGCTCTGCAGCCACTACCGCTCGATTGCCGAGGTATGTCGCAAGCTGGCCATCAATCGGGCGCAGTTCAACAAGTACCTGGGCGGGCAGAGCCGACCGACGCCGTTCAATCTCAAGCGCATCGGCGACTTCTTCGGCGTCGAGGGCTACGAGCTGGAAATGCCACCCGAGCAGTTCGCCCGCCTGGTCGGCGCGCGTCATCCGGAAGCGCAGGCGCTGCCGCGGACCGATCCGCTGCTGACCTTGCTGCAACCGTTGCGCGAGCACGCCGCGAGCCTGTCGCGCTATTGCGGCTACTATTTCGAATACGCCAACTGCATGTCGGTGCCGGGCAGCATCCTGATGTCGCTGGTACACCTGCGCGAGGAGGACGGGCTTTACCTGTTCGAGCGTCAGGAACGCCAGGAGCGCGCCAGTCCGACCCTCGGCGATGCCGAGGACTGGGTGCGTTGTCGTTACCTGGGTGCGGCCTTCGGCCTGCAGGACCGACTGTTCCTGATCGACTACGAATCGCTGACGCTCAACGAGATGAGCCAGACCATCCTCATTCCCAGCTTCAAGAGTCGCATTACGCGCCTCAATGGAATGAAAACCGGCGTCTCCTCGGGCGACCGCCGCACACCGGCCTGCACCTCGGTGGTGTGGGAATACCTGGGCCGCGAGATCAACCGGGTCAGTGCCTATCGCCAGGTGATGCTCTACAGCCCGGACGACCCGCGCATCGACCCGGAGATCCGCGAGCGCCTGGCGACGCCGCATGTGGAGAAAGGGCTGTTCGGCATCGAGTGA
- a CDS encoding alanine/glycine:cation symporter family protein, producing the protein MLDLLNDLIWSKLLIVMLIGLGLLFTIRSGFVQFRYFGNMFTIFGHAFERQPGQLSSFQALMLSVAGRVGAGNIAGVSVAIMLGGPGAIFWMWVVALVGMATSYFECSLAQLYKRREPDGTYRGGPAFYIQHGLGQRWLGIVVSILLLMTFGFGFNAVQSFTVASSLHDTFGVPTVASGIALTLVIAGIIFGGIRRIAKWADVLVPVMAFSYLAMALFVIGSNFSAIPETFGLIFRSAFGLEQAFAGGIGAAILMGVKRGLFSNEAGLGSAPNVAAVAEVKHPVAQGIVQSLSVFIDTIILCSCTALIILLSGVYEPGMDQAGVVLTQTAVAAVVGEWGRVFVSVALLLFVFTTLIYNYYLGENALGFFTEKRMPVVIYRILVVILVLWGSVQDLGTVFAFADVTMGLLAIANLIAVALLFKVGLRLMRDYDRQIRAGIEQPVLDPKDFADLDLDPAVWKANMPATPDATERR; encoded by the coding sequence ATGCTCGACCTTCTGAATGACCTCATTTGGAGCAAGCTGCTGATCGTCATGCTGATCGGCCTCGGTCTGCTCTTCACGATTCGCTCCGGCTTCGTCCAGTTCCGCTATTTCGGCAACATGTTCACGATCTTCGGCCACGCCTTCGAGCGTCAGCCGGGACAACTCTCTTCCTTCCAGGCCCTGATGCTCTCGGTGGCCGGCCGCGTCGGTGCGGGCAATATCGCCGGCGTCTCGGTGGCGATCATGCTCGGTGGCCCGGGCGCGATCTTCTGGATGTGGGTGGTGGCGCTGGTAGGTATGGCGACCAGCTACTTCGAGTGTTCGCTGGCGCAGCTGTACAAGCGTCGCGAGCCGGACGGCACCTACCGCGGCGGCCCGGCGTTCTACATCCAGCATGGCCTCGGTCAGCGCTGGTTGGGCATCGTGGTGTCGATCCTGCTGCTGATGACCTTCGGCTTCGGCTTCAACGCCGTGCAGTCGTTCACCGTCGCCAGCTCGCTGCATGACACCTTCGGCGTACCGACCGTGGCCAGCGGCATCGCGCTGACGCTGGTGATCGCCGGCATCATCTTCGGCGGCATCCGCCGTATCGCCAAGTGGGCGGACGTGCTGGTACCCGTCATGGCGTTCTCCTACCTGGCCATGGCGCTGTTCGTCATCGGCAGCAATTTCAGCGCGATTCCGGAAACCTTCGGCCTGATCTTCCGTAGCGCCTTCGGTCTGGAGCAGGCGTTCGCCGGCGGCATTGGCGCGGCGATCCTGATGGGCGTCAAGCGTGGCCTGTTCTCCAACGAGGCGGGCCTGGGCAGCGCGCCAAACGTCGCCGCGGTCGCCGAGGTCAAGCACCCGGTGGCGCAGGGCATCGTGCAGTCGCTCTCGGTGTTCATCGACACCATCATCCTGTGCAGCTGCACCGCGCTGATCATCCTGCTCTCCGGTGTCTACGAGCCGGGCATGGACCAGGCCGGCGTGGTGCTGACCCAGACCGCCGTCGCGGCCGTCGTCGGCGAGTGGGGCCGGGTGTTCGTCAGCGTCGCGCTGCTGCTGTTCGTGTTCACCACGCTGATCTACAACTACTATCTGGGCGAGAACGCGCTGGGCTTCTTCACCGAGAAGCGCATGCCGGTGGTGATCTATCGCATCCTGGTGGTCATCCTCGTGCTCTGGGGTTCGGTGCAGGACCTGGGCACCGTGTTCGCCTTCGCCGACGTGACCATGGGCCTGCTGGCGATCGCCAACCTGATCGCCGTGGCCCTGCTGTTCAAGGTCGGCCTGCGTCTGATGCGCGACTACGACCGGCAGATCCGCGCCGGCATCGAACAGCCCGTGCTCGATCCGAAGGACTTCGCCGACCTGGATCTCGACCCGGCCGTGTGGAAGGCGAACATGCCTGCCACGCCCGACGCCACCGAGCGCCGCTAA
- a CDS encoding asparaginase, whose product MNQPIERLLVLYTGGTIGMQQSAAGLMPASGFEARLRAQQALETGPLPSWSFRELQPLLDSANMQPSHWLQMATAVREAVAQGDCDAVLLLHGTDTLAYSAAALSFLLLDLEIPVLLTGAMLPAGSPGSDAWPNLFGSMRALQAGRVEGVRLFFNGVLLHGARVSKLRSDAFDAFAEAPRKRSAAAASEHPPMLLPQQPAQVVILPLYPGVGAAQVQALVASGAQALLLECYGSGTGPADDAPFIEALRQAHRQGVVLAAISQCPGGHVDFGVYATGSGLRDAGLVSGGGMTREAALGKLFALLTAGLNQAQVEHWFCRDICGEMAD is encoded by the coding sequence GTGAACCAACCAATCGAACGCCTGCTGGTGCTCTACACCGGGGGCACCATCGGCATGCAACAGAGCGCCGCCGGCTTGATGCCGGCCTCCGGTTTCGAAGCCCGCCTGCGGGCGCAGCAAGCGCTGGAAACCGGGCCACTGCCGAGCTGGAGCTTCCGCGAACTGCAGCCACTGCTGGACAGCGCCAACATGCAGCCAAGTCACTGGCTGCAGATGGCGACCGCCGTCCGCGAAGCCGTAGCGCAGGGCGATTGCGATGCGGTGCTGTTACTGCACGGTACCGACACCCTGGCCTACAGCGCCGCTGCGTTGTCTTTCCTGCTGCTCGATCTTGAGATACCCGTTCTGCTTACCGGCGCAATGCTGCCGGCGGGAAGCCCGGGCAGCGATGCCTGGCCCAACCTGTTCGGTTCCATGCGCGCATTGCAGGCGGGTCGCGTTGAGGGCGTGCGGCTGTTCTTCAACGGCGTGCTGCTGCACGGCGCGCGGGTCAGCAAACTGCGCAGCGATGCGTTCGATGCCTTTGCCGAAGCACCGCGCAAACGGTCGGCTGCAGCCGCCAGCGAACACCCGCCCATGCTGCTGCCGCAGCAGCCGGCCCAGGTCGTGATATTGCCACTGTATCCCGGCGTCGGCGCCGCGCAGGTCCAGGCGCTGGTCGCCAGTGGCGCTCAGGCGCTGCTGCTCGAGTGCTATGGCAGCGGCACCGGCCCGGCGGACGACGCCCCGTTCATCGAAGCGCTGCGCCAGGCGCATCGACAGGGCGTGGTGCTGGCGGCGATCAGCCAGTGCCCGGGCGGCCATGTCGACTTTGGGGTATATGCCACCGGCAGCGGCCTGCGCGATGCCGGCCTGGTCTCCGGCGGTGGCATGACCCGCGAAGCGGCACTGGGCAAGCTGTTTGCGCTGCTCACGGCGGGACTGAACCAGGCCCAGGTGGAACACTGGTTCTGCCGCGACATCTGCGGCGAAATGGCCGACTGA
- a CDS encoding substrate-binding periplasmic protein, translated as MARSRTAGALFALLISAACTAQADLPANYQITLQTDSFPPFNMGPNSKGFARGDDVQGIDADTVRDIFRRAGIAYNLTLRGPWNRLYEQTQQQPAHGLFSVARTPQNAGQFKWVGPLAHHASVLLAPADSGLKFDSLEQAQSYQIGGHANGSVSLFLESQGIRTSNSLNDAENLRKLLTGRIDLWAVADPVWRHYARLQGIDESQLRIALSYRSEPLYLALSPDTPDEVVSRLQQALDDVIAEGYAGCSKTPDLCYLIQERGNALAGNR; from the coding sequence ATGGCCAGATCCCGAACTGCCGGGGCGCTGTTCGCCCTGCTCATCAGCGCTGCATGCACCGCCCAAGCTGACCTGCCTGCCAACTACCAGATCACCCTGCAAACCGACAGCTTCCCGCCCTTCAACATGGGTCCCAACAGCAAGGGTTTCGCCCGCGGCGACGATGTGCAAGGCATCGATGCCGATACGGTGCGCGATATCTTTCGCCGCGCCGGCATCGCCTACAACCTGACCCTGCGCGGCCCGTGGAACCGGCTCTACGAGCAGACCCAGCAACAGCCGGCCCACGGCCTGTTCTCGGTGGCGCGCACGCCGCAGAACGCCGGCCAGTTTAAGTGGGTCGGGCCCTTGGCCCACCACGCCAGCGTGCTGCTGGCACCGGCCGACAGTGGCCTGAAGTTCGACAGCCTGGAGCAGGCTCAGAGCTACCAGATCGGCGGCCACGCCAACGGCAGTGTCAGCCTGTTCCTGGAAAGCCAGGGCATCCGCACCAGCAACAGTCTCAACGACGCCGAAAACCTGCGCAAACTGCTGACCGGGCGCATCGACCTGTGGGCGGTGGCCGATCCGGTGTGGCGCCATTACGCGCGGTTGCAGGGCATCGATGAAAGCCAGCTGCGCATAGCGCTGAGCTATCGCAGCGAGCCGCTGTATCTGGCGCTGAGCCCTGATACACCGGACGAGGTCGTCAGTCGCCTACAGCAGGCGCTCGACGACGTGATCGCCGAAGGCTACGCCGGCTGCAGCAAGACCCCGGATCTCTGTTATCTGATCCAGGAGCGCGGCAACGCGCTGGCCGGCAACCGCTGA